The Jaculus jaculus isolate mJacJac1 chromosome 14, mJacJac1.mat.Y.cur, whole genome shotgun sequence nucleotide sequence taggaggatcgccgtgagttcaaggccaccctgagactacagagtttattccaggtcagcctggaccacagtgagaccctacctcaaaaaaccaaaaaaaaaaaaaaaaaaaaaaaaaacaaaacataatttttatataGGTATGTAACTATGTAAATACATATACACCATTTCTCTGCAATATAgcagcatatgtatgtgtatgtgtgtgtgtgtgtgtgtgagtgtgtgtatctatgtatatgtgtatgtatgtgtgtgtatatatatatatatatataatttttttccccaaggtaaggtctccctctagcccaggctgacctggaactcactatgtagtctcaggctggcctcattcacagtgatcctcctgcttctgccagccaagtgctgagattaaaggtgtgtgccaccacggccggcttcagtaacattaaaaaaattttttttgttcatttttattttttatttgagagtgacaaagagagaaagagggagagagagaaagagagagagagagaaaggatggatgggcacgccagggcttcccgccactgcaaacgaactcagatgcgtgcgcccccttgtgcatctggctaacgtgggtcctggagaattgagcctcgaactggggtccttcagcttcacaagcaagcgcttaaccactaagccatctctccagccctagtaacaTTTTTGACATCAACAGTAATGTACTAAGTGTATCCTCAGCACTGAATGTATCCATGTCTATTGAAACAGTAGGTGCATTACTTCTAAATTAGTCTATGCTGAGGCAAGTGAAGGCTCATGATTATTGTTTCACTGGCTTCTGTACTTTAGAAGATAaccagttaagggctggagagatggcttagcagttaaggcacttgcctgtgaagactaagggcccatgttcccctccccagatcccatgtaagccagatgcacaacagcgATGCAcgcgcaaggtcacacacgcgcactaggtggtgcacacgtcgggagttcgattacagtggttggaggccctggtgtaccatcaCACTCTCTCatcaaaaggccagtctgttcaAATTTTGGCTCCtttgtaaaaatataattttgccAGGCTGagtttgaacttactctgtagtcaaGGGTGATCCCGAACTCCTgctcttctgcctcctcctcccaagcaCAGGGACTTCAAGGCGCACACCGTCACGTTCAGGTAGCACTTTTCACCTTGCGAAATACTGCCCACCTGGCTCCCTTATGCTTCCACTGGAATTCAATTGACAAGGGAGGAAAAGCTGTTTACTCTCCTGCTGTCTCAGTGCCTTCGTCACCCCCAGAACAAAAATGTTTGGAGctggaccgaggttcgattccccaggacccatgtaagccagatgcacaaggtggcgcatgggtctggagtgtgtttgcagtggctggaggtcctggcatgtctattctctctatccgcctctttctctctcaaataaataaaatatttttaaaaatacagtgttTAGGATCTATTTTtgttgaatgaacaaatgaatggtaGGGAATCCAACATTTCACTTGTCCTGATTCTGCAATGTtttttctcactgtagctcaggctgacctggaactcattctgtagcccaggctgctactcacggtgatccttctacctcagcttcctgagtgttgggattaaagacgtgtgcaccacacctggcttctgctttCCCAATGTCAACATTATCTTAAACAATTGCTGtaacaggacttttttttttgaggcaaggtcttactctaggtcAAGGCTGGCTTGAATTCatggttatcctcttacctccaaTGCTAGGGTTACAGGGTGCTTCTTCCAACAGGCCCACCAAGGGtgggaattttttaatttatttaagagagaggcagagagagaatggatgcatcagggcctgtagccactgccaactccagacacatgtacatctggtttacatgggaattggggaatcaaacctgggtccttagactttgtaggcaagcgccttaaccactgagccatctctccagcccacacgtgATATTGGAGTGTCCGGTGGCTGGGCGTCACTGCTCCAGGGTAACAAGCCTGTAGGCATTCTCCCGACTGTGTTCTCATCAAGTAACTGTCCCATCAGGTGTCTGGGCTCCAGATGGAGAACCGCTCCTTCAGCTACGAGCTTGAGTATGGAGGTTACGCTGACCTCCCAGACGTCCCCGTGGACTGCGCAGATGGTGCCTGCCTCTCTTTGGACACCCTCCGCGTGGCCCCACTCCTGCTGAACGCTGCCATCTTCCTGGTGGGCGTGCCAGGCAATGCCATGGTGGTTTGGGTGACCTGGAAGGAAGCCGTCCAGAGACTTGGGGCCACTTGGTTCCTGCACCTCGCTGTGGCCGACTTGCTGTGCTGTTTGTCTCTCCCGCTCCTAGCCGTGCCCATCGCCCAGAGGGAACACTGGCCCTATGGGGCACTGGGCTGCTGGCTGCTGCCCTCTGTCATCCTGCTATCCATGTACACCGGCGTACTCCTCCTGGCTGCTCTCAGCGCTGATCTCTGCCTGCTGGCCTTCAGACCCCCCTGGTGGGCTGCCACTCGGAGGATACTCGGGGTACGGGTGGCCCAGGGCACCGCCTGGATGCTGGCCTTGCTGCTCACAGTGCCCTCTGCCATCCACCGTCGCCTACATCAAGAACATTTCCCCTCCCGCCTCGAGTGTGTCATGGGCTACCAGGGCTCCGTCACCGCAGAGGCCATGGTGACCGCTGCCCGATTGCTCTTCGGTttcctggggccactggtactggtGATGGGCTGCCACGGTGTCCTCCTGTGTCGAGTGTCCCGGCGCCACTGGCCACTGGGCACGGCTGtcatggggtttttttttgtatgcTGGGTGCAGTACCACATCCTGGGGGTGGTACTCACTGTGGCTAGCCCTCACTCTGTGCTCCTGGCCCGGGCTTTGCGGGCTGAACCTTTGGTCGTGGGCCTGGCCCTGGCACACAGTTGCCTCAATCCCATGCTCTTCTTGTATTTTGGGAGGGGCCGACTCCGCCAGTCACTGCCAGCCGCCTGTCACTGGGCCCTGAGGGAGTCGCAGGATGAGGGCAGTGTGGTGAGCAAGCTATCTACCAGCCACGAGACGGTGTCAGAGGTGGAGGTGTAGGGAGAGGGGTGCTGCCTGTGAACCCCCTGGCCTGGTTCACCATGGAGCAGCCAGCCTCGGGCATAGCTGGGCACAGGGACGTGATGGGGGCCGTGTTTTATTCTTCATGCAACAAACATCCATTCTGTGCTGGCCTTGTGGGAAGCCCTGGTATGGGCACTGGGGCATCAGTGGCCAGAACAGACACAAATCCTGCCCTCCAAGACCAGACACTCTAGAGGAGGAGCACACAAGTAAGCAGTCAAACACAGGAATGTGAACCGCGTCAAGCGCGGTAGGTGGCATCAACCTTAACAGGGACAAAGGGGACTGGGTGGGGAAGCAGAGGTCATCCGGGCTAGGTCTCCCAGGAAAGGTGGTATTTGAGCCAAAATCCGAATAATGGAGAGGGGAGCTGTTGGGTGAGGGGGTTGTGCAAATAGTGAGATAGGGACTGCTCAAGCTCAAAAACTAGATGAAGTTTATTTCAGCCAAGGCATGACCCAGCTGATTGATCAGGGACGCAGCCAGACTTGGAAGCTGGAACTGCAACCCTGAAGGAGTGCCTTAAgggcttttaaagaaaaatcacaatcAGGTACTAGGCAAACTAGGGGAGGACTTGGGTGACCTTTACAGGATTGGTGGGCTCGAGGTGGAAAAATACATTGTAACCATGTAATCGTAGTTAAGAAActagttgttttggtttggggatGTTGGCAAATATAGAGGGTATTCAGAGAAGGTATCTCACTTTTTATTGATCTGCTCAGCTACAGGGATATACCTTTAACAAAAGTACATGAACAATATGGAGAATGTTTAACAAAATGGAGTTCCTGAGGTCAGCTTACAAGATGGAGTGTTTATGGTTAGCTTAGTCCTTTCAGAGCCATGCTTAAATCAGAGGAAGAGCAAGTTTAAAACTCTCACTCCAAAGACACTCCCTACAGGAAGTGTCTGATCCATATCTCTCTCCCAGGGAAAAGAGCTCTCCTTGTCTTGGGTTCTCAAACACAAGTTCCCAGATAAATTGTTCATCCTGCAAAGGTGATAAATGGACCTATTTAATTTCTTTGgatccttttgcctccacctccccagtgctgggattacaggtgtgccccagaacgccttgaaccccagcacttgggaagaggcagaagggggaggatcgcagtgagctcaaggccactccaagactatatagtgaattccaagtcagcctggtctacagcgagactttacttcgaaaaacaaactgAATTCATTGCTTCCCAGTCCTGTTGGTGGGCTGTGGCTCCTTCCTTGatttcatatttattaatttttattttccttccatttAGAAAAtatagttctgggctggagagaaagctcagtagttaaaggtgcttgcttgaaaagcttgatggcccaggttcaattccccagtacccatgtaaagccaggtacacaaagtgacacatgcatctggagctcatttgcagtggcaaggggccctgccctccctattcactatgtgtctctgattacaaataaatagtttaatgGCATTGTTTGGAAGCTGTAAGTAGGATGCTTagttcatgacttttttttttttttgcttctgtgtaGGGGTGTAGTGTGGGGTGACACCCCCATATACTCGTCTGTGGctggtggcacttgcctgtggtggctaaGTGGGATGTCGTGAGTTCCACTCcaatgctctttctttctttctttctttcttttgaagggGTGGGGCGTGTTTATTATGATAGGAAAGACTACTCCCTAGGAATTTTaacaaacaagaacattttgCTGGGAGAACAAGACACTAggatacaaaattttatttatttatttatttatttatttgagagcgacagacagagagagaaagacagatagaggcagagagagagaatgggcgcgcccgggcttccagcctctgcagacgaactccagacgcatgtgcccccttgtgcatctggctaacgtgggacctggggaaccgagcctccaccagggttcttaggcttcacaggcaagcgcttaaccgctaagccatctctccagcccaaggatacaAAATTACAAGTGTTTTAACTCCAGGTCTGTCCCCAGCTCCGCCAAGAAGCAAGTGGAAAGACAGTTGAAGCAAACAAGCAATTCTGTAAAACTAGACTTAGAAACCCTACAAATCTGATTAAAATCTTaaacttgttttgctttaaaaaatttaatatatcaaaaggcctgctttagtgacatgctaaaatcccaccaaaaaataacaCCAACACCCCCTTGTGAGTAACAAAGTTGACCAGCCAACTCATACTTCTAAACCCACGTGTGGACAAGTGCATGTGTGTCTTCTAGAGTTAGACACGGGGCTCAGAGACTGCAAGTAATGTGTACCATTGCCTGCAAAAAATGGGCAGGGAAATCCTGGTAAAATGAGGAATAGTCCCAAATAACCAATTTTTCTAGTACTGTGCTCCCCACTGCTACTTCCTTTACTTACAAAGGGGACCCTTGAGCCAAATAATTTACCTCACATTTGGCACCCAGTGACCaggctgtttgttttctttagaaaaactCACATATCCACAACCCTtatataatttctttgtttttacatttaaatataaaactaCTACTTTGCTTTGTGTTATAAATGGAGGACCAAGCAGTAAagaacttttcttctcttaaggtaGGACAGCCATCTGTTGTCGCTGAGCTGCTGTTTGTGAAGGGTGTGGGTGGCTCCAAGCAAGAGAAACacaagaggtaaaaaaaaaaaaaaaaaaaaaaaaaaaccagttctTGCTCTTCTCCTAACCTCCACTAGTGAGAGTTGGTTTAATTTTAAGAACTGAAGGAGACATGCCATCCTAAGTAGTCAGGCCTGCCCCTTCAGCTGTCCTTCAGAGAAAGTTCTCCCCTCCTTCAAACACTGCTTTGTACGGAGGTGACATCTACCAGACAAGCTCACCTCCAGAGAGAAGCGGTCACCACCTTTCCCTGCGCCCACCCACacatcagaaaggaagaaaacgggGGCTGGGTACATGGAGATTACGAACTTGACCCCTCTATCCCGACCAAGGAAAGCAAGGTTCACTGGGCATGAGGAATAAAAAGACCTTGAAATCCCACTTTTGAGTAATGAGGATAATTAAGACACCAGGGAGAGGCACAGTTGCAGTGGGATGCAGAGCTGGGAAGGGCTCAGTCGCTGGAAGCATCGTCCCCTTAGTTTTTGTACTGGAAGGGCTCGTCGCCATTCTTGTTGAGAAGACACGTACGGATGATGGCCTCTGTCACTGCCAAGGGGTCGCAGTTGGCAGAAGGGCACCGGTCTTCGAAATAACTCCTCTTCTCCTGGCCGACAGACAGGGGAATAAGGATGCTGGCACTGCAGTTGGCAACACCGGTGGAAAAGTCGTTGATGTTGGAGGTCTCGTGGAAGCCAGTCAGGCTCCGGGCATTGCCCACGCCCCCCTTGGGATGGTAGGCACGGACGTGGTACTGGTGGCGCTTGCTGAGTTTCTCGATGGCCTCCTCAATGTACTTCAGGCCATTCTCCTCCCGCATGGCCTTCGTGCTGAAGTTGGTGTGGCAGCCCGCGCTGTTCCAGTTCCCAGGAATGGGCTTAGGGTCAAAGGTTGCTATCACACTGAAGTCTTCACATACACGATGTAAGATAAAGCAGGCCACCCACGGGTGATCTCCCAGGCGGATTCCTTCACTGGGTCCAATTTGGAATTCCCACTGGGCAGGCATGACCTCGGCATTTGTTCCTGAGATCTTGACTCCAGCATACAAGCAGGCCCGGTAGTGAGCCTCCATGAtgtctctgccataggctttgtgGGCTCCCATGCCACAGTAATAAGGGCCTTGGGACCCAGGGAAgccattggaaggccaaccaaagGGGTGCCCATCCATCCTCCTGAGAGTGTATTCCTGCTCCATTCCAAACCAGGGTGGCTGGTTGCTGACCTTGTCCATGATCCGCTTCCAGGTGTGCCTTAAATTAGTCTCAGCAGGCTTCCGATTATACTTGAAAACTTCACAGAACACCAGCTTGTTGGGATCCTTGCGGAAAGGGTCACGAAACACGGCAACTGGGAGGAGGCACATGTCACTGTTGGAGCCTTCAGACTGGAAAGT carries:
- the LOC123454769 gene encoding C5a anaphylatoxin chemotactic receptor 2-like, translated to MLETFLEETVSGLQMENRSFSYELEYGGYADLPDVPVDCADGACLSLDTLRVAPLLLNAAIFLVGVPGNAMVVWVTWKEAVQRLGATWFLHLAVADLLCCLSLPLLAVPIAQREHWPYGALGCWLLPSVILLSMYTGVLLLAALSADLCLLAFRPPWWAATRRILGVRVAQGTAWMLALLLTVPSAIHRRLHQEHFPSRLECVMGYQGSVTAEAMVTAARLLFGFLGPLVLVMGCHGVLLCRVSRRHWPLGTAVMGFFFVCWVQYHILGVVLTVASPHSVLLARALRAEPLVVGLALAHSCLNPMLFLYFGRGRLRQSLPAACHWALRESQDEGSVVSKLSTSHETVSEVEV